From a single Granulicella aggregans genomic region:
- a CDS encoding arylsulfatase, which yields MAAVASTVVSPLAQAGATGSRRKPNIIFILADDMGYGDTSVYGQKKFKTPHIDRLAAEGVRFTQAYAGAPVCAPSRSVLMTGLNTGHTRVRDNFALAGGKVGFKGKEEIRRASLTDADHTVAEFLAQNSYDTALLGKWHLDGYDPAAIPTRHGFQTFKGWLTQTGSTQGYYAAQRYHNTDLVDVPENAGGKQGRYGTTIVTEDAVDYIAGHADKPFFLYVAYDAPHSPYLAPDFGSYVNEPWDDDEKTYASMIEHLDNGVGAILDAVKSSGLDQDTVIFFASDNGPRSEPTPQQTKVVNFFDSNGILHGYKRDVYEGGIRDPFIACWPGHIPAGSVSDVPIFFADFMPTALALAGAPSRPGDGVNLKPFLLDPRLKGKDRFLYWEFYEPSFEQAVRWGQWKAVRHGRKGPLELYNLSRDPSETINVAAQHPEIVDRIERYIKETHTPSPEYPDPV from the coding sequence ATGGCTGCGGTAGCGTCCACCGTTGTCAGTCCGTTAGCCCAAGCGGGCGCGACGGGCAGTCGTCGCAAGCCGAACATCATCTTCATCCTTGCGGACGACATGGGCTACGGGGACACCAGCGTCTATGGCCAGAAGAAGTTCAAGACTCCCCATATCGACAGGCTCGCGGCTGAAGGTGTGCGCTTCACGCAGGCTTACGCGGGAGCCCCGGTCTGCGCTCCCTCTCGCAGCGTCCTGATGACAGGGTTGAACACAGGACATACTCGCGTGCGCGACAACTTTGCCCTTGCGGGCGGGAAGGTTGGATTCAAAGGAAAGGAAGAGATTCGTCGCGCCAGCCTCACCGATGCAGACCATACCGTGGCTGAGTTCCTCGCGCAAAATAGCTACGACACAGCGCTACTCGGCAAGTGGCATCTCGACGGTTATGACCCCGCCGCCATCCCAACCCGCCATGGATTCCAGACATTCAAGGGGTGGCTCACTCAAACCGGAAGCACGCAGGGCTACTATGCCGCGCAGCGCTATCACAACACCGACCTCGTGGATGTCCCCGAAAATGCAGGCGGCAAACAAGGCCGCTACGGGACCACCATCGTCACCGAGGACGCGGTCGACTACATCGCCGGCCATGCAGACAAGCCATTCTTCCTCTATGTTGCCTACGATGCGCCGCACAGCCCGTACCTCGCCCCAGACTTCGGCAGCTACGTCAACGAGCCCTGGGATGACGACGAGAAGACTTACGCGTCCATGATCGAGCATCTCGACAACGGCGTCGGCGCAATCCTCGACGCCGTGAAGTCATCGGGTCTTGACCAGGATACGGTCATCTTCTTCGCCTCCGACAATGGCCCACGCTCCGAGCCAACACCTCAACAGACGAAGGTCGTCAACTTCTTCGATTCGAACGGCATCCTCCACGGCTACAAACGCGATGTCTACGAAGGCGGCATCCGGGATCCGTTTATCGCCTGCTGGCCGGGACATATTCCTGCTGGAAGCGTCAGCGATGTGCCCATCTTCTTCGCCGACTTCATGCCCACCGCTCTCGCTCTCGCTGGAGCCCCGTCCAGACCCGGCGACGGAGTCAATCTCAAGCCATTCCTGCTCGATCCCAGGTTGAAAGGTAAAGATAGATTTCTTTACTGGGAGTTCTACGAGCCCAGCTTCGAACAGGCAGTACGATGGGGCCAATGGAAGGCTGTTCGCCATGGACGTAAAGGCCCACTCGAACTCTACAACCTGAGTCGCGACCCTTCAGAGACAATCAACGTCGCGGCGCAGCATCCAGAGATCGTCGACCGCATTGAGCGTTACATCAAGGAGACGCACACGCCCTCTCCGGAGTATCCCGACCCCGTCTAG
- a CDS encoding GlcG/HbpS family heme-binding protein gives MILSAMLTSSSALSMAQGVIAQKTLTTEGALSIAHAALDKCHADGYHVSLTILDSSGLIKFQLRGDGTGPHTLEHSRRKAYTALTFKRTSAETAKAWAASPTPPPLIEGTVGAAGGVPIRVDNDVIGAIGVSGAPGGEKDEVCASAGIAKLLESAK, from the coding sequence ATGATTCTCTCCGCTATGTTGACCTCATCTTCGGCACTTTCCATGGCCCAGGGCGTCATCGCACAAAAGACCTTGACCACGGAAGGCGCCCTGTCGATCGCACATGCGGCACTCGATAAATGCCATGCGGATGGCTACCACGTCAGTCTTACAATTCTCGACTCCAGCGGCCTCATTAAGTTCCAACTCCGGGGCGATGGGACTGGTCCTCATACGCTTGAGCACAGTCGTCGCAAGGCATATACCGCTCTTACGTTCAAGCGAACCTCGGCTGAGACAGCCAAAGCCTGGGCCGCCTCCCCCACGCCACCGCCTCTCATCGAAGGGACGGTCGGAGCCGCCGGCGGAGTGCCCATTCGTGTCGACAACGACGTGATCGGCGCCATCGGTGTCAGTGGTGCCCCGGGTGGCGAGAAGGATGAGGTCTGTGCGAGCGCCGGCATCGCCAAGCTTCTTGAGTCGGCGAAGTGA